From Microbacterium sp. LWH11-1.2, one genomic window encodes:
- a CDS encoding spermidine synthase: MIARYEELDWQRTRMGELMLRRRADPATSEMIYEVKLEDEYLMSSLFTVAEEELATLGLAAATGDHLNVLVGGLGLGYTAVTALADARVARLEVIDALPAVIGWHERKLLPVSAQLVDDPRTTLTHDDFFAVMRQEPGADARHHDAILLDVDHSPRHTLDPSHADLYTEAGLTALARHLADHGVFALWSDDPPDEEFLNTLGAIFDDSRAHVVDFDNRLTGGVSSNTVYVGVRR, from the coding sequence ATGATCGCACGATACGAAGAGCTGGACTGGCAGAGGACGCGTATGGGCGAGCTCATGCTCCGCCGTCGCGCGGACCCGGCGACCAGCGAGATGATCTACGAGGTCAAGCTCGAGGACGAGTACCTCATGTCGAGCCTCTTCACGGTGGCCGAGGAGGAACTCGCGACGCTGGGGCTCGCCGCCGCGACGGGTGACCACCTGAACGTACTCGTCGGCGGGCTGGGCCTCGGGTACACGGCGGTGACCGCGTTGGCCGATGCCCGGGTGGCGCGACTCGAGGTGATCGACGCGCTCCCCGCGGTGATCGGATGGCACGAGCGGAAGCTGCTGCCGGTGTCGGCGCAGCTCGTGGACGATCCTCGGACGACGCTGACCCACGACGACTTCTTCGCGGTCATGCGCCAGGAGCCGGGTGCCGACGCCCGCCATCACGACGCGATCCTGCTCGACGTCGACCACTCGCCGCGCCACACGCTCGACCCGTCGCACGCCGACCTCTACACCGAGGCGGGGCTCACCGCGCTCGCCCGGCACCTCGCCGACCATGGCGTCTTCGCCCTGTGGTCCGACGATCCGCCCGATGAGGAGTTCCTGAACACGCTGGGCGCGATCTTCGACGACAGCCGCGCGCACGTCGTCGACTTCGACAACCGCCTCACCGGCGGGGTCTCGTCGAACACGGTGTACGTGGGCGTGCGGCGCTGA
- a CDS encoding DUF1330 domain-containing protein, translating into MPVYWVNTFTSIRDPERLRLYVDLAGPAMLAGGGRFIARGEPLAVLEGEAALRTTIIEFPDLEAAVAAYHSDAYQQALRTLGDAATREIRVIDAAPPAE; encoded by the coding sequence ATGCCGGTCTACTGGGTCAATACCTTCACGAGCATCCGTGATCCGGAGCGTCTCCGTCTGTACGTCGATCTCGCCGGTCCGGCGATGCTCGCCGGGGGAGGGCGTTTCATCGCTCGCGGAGAGCCACTCGCCGTGCTCGAGGGCGAGGCGGCACTGCGCACGACCATCATCGAGTTCCCCGACCTCGAAGCCGCTGTCGCGGCGTATCACTCCGATGCCTATCAGCAGGCGCTGCGCACCCTCGGAGACGCGGCGACCAGGGAGATCCGCGTGATCGACGCGGCACCGCCCGCCGAATAG
- a CDS encoding TetR/AcrR family transcriptional regulator — translation MKQPVPELAPLTPGARRVLDAASHLFYERGIHAVGVDTIAEAAGVTKKTLYDRFGSKETLVVAYLQHRDARWRDHVAANLARVPAPGVERILTIFDAAESWSDDNSSKGCSAINARAEIGDGHDGHPVFPEVARQKVWLLDVFEDLCQEAGVPDARAMAEALMLLYEGAIVTVGMETFPNPFPAARRVAKSLLEQVA, via the coding sequence ATGAAGCAGCCGGTCCCGGAACTCGCCCCGCTGACCCCCGGCGCCCGCCGGGTGCTCGATGCCGCGTCGCATCTCTTCTACGAACGCGGCATCCATGCGGTCGGGGTCGATACGATCGCGGAGGCCGCCGGCGTCACGAAGAAGACCCTCTACGACCGATTCGGCTCGAAGGAGACGCTGGTCGTCGCCTACCTCCAGCACCGCGACGCGCGATGGCGCGACCACGTGGCAGCGAATCTCGCGCGCGTACCGGCACCAGGCGTGGAGCGGATCCTGACGATCTTCGATGCCGCCGAGTCGTGGTCCGACGACAACAGCTCCAAGGGGTGCAGCGCCATCAACGCCCGCGCCGAGATCGGCGACGGGCACGACGGGCACCCGGTCTTCCCCGAGGTGGCGCGCCAGAAGGTGTGGCTTCTCGACGTCTTCGAAGACCTCTGCCAGGAGGCCGGGGTGCCGGATGCTCGAGCGATGGCAGAAGCGCTGATGCTGCTCTACGAGGGCGCCATCGTCACCGTCGGGATGGAGACCTTTCCGAACCCGTTCCCCGCGGCGCGACGGGTGGCGAAGTCGCTGCTCGAGCAGGTGGCATAG
- a CDS encoding PhzF family phenazine biosynthesis protein produces MNVPFFWVDVFATAPLAGNPLALVPDADALTAETMQAIAREFNQSETTFLVRPTLPGADHRLRSFTPGGFEVLGAGHNAMGAWLWLAASGRLDENGGRYVQQIGDELLPVSATRDGAGRAVVTMQQSEPRFLTAVTGERRGALAAVLGLDATDLSDDRAAQVVSTGAEHLLVPARNPDAVDTAQPDTAGLREFLADVGAEGCYLYTTAVEPGSGIDAYARFFNPTVGIVEDPATGTAAGPLAALLVRDGLAHEGTPITVEQGTALGRPSRIGLLVDGAVVTISGTGIIVGEGVLRL; encoded by the coding sequence ATGAACGTGCCCTTCTTCTGGGTGGACGTCTTCGCGACCGCCCCTCTCGCCGGGAACCCTCTCGCGCTCGTCCCGGACGCCGACGCGCTGACGGCCGAGACGATGCAGGCCATCGCTCGCGAGTTCAACCAGTCGGAGACGACCTTCCTCGTGCGTCCGACGCTGCCCGGCGCGGATCATCGCCTGCGGTCCTTCACCCCCGGCGGCTTCGAAGTGCTCGGCGCGGGGCACAACGCGATGGGCGCGTGGCTGTGGCTGGCGGCATCCGGTCGGCTGGATGAGAACGGTGGGCGGTACGTGCAGCAGATCGGCGACGAACTGCTCCCGGTCAGCGCCACGCGCGATGGCGCGGGCCGAGCGGTCGTCACGATGCAGCAGTCGGAGCCGCGATTCCTGACGGCGGTCACCGGCGAGCGACGGGGCGCCCTCGCCGCGGTCCTCGGGCTCGATGCGACCGACCTCAGCGACGATCGCGCGGCGCAGGTCGTCTCCACGGGTGCCGAGCATCTGCTCGTTCCCGCGCGGAACCCGGATGCCGTCGATACGGCCCAGCCCGACACCGCGGGCCTGCGTGAGTTCCTTGCCGACGTCGGCGCCGAAGGCTGCTACCTCTACACGACCGCCGTCGAGCCGGGATCAGGGATCGACGCCTACGCACGGTTCTTCAATCCGACCGTGGGGATCGTCGAGGACCCCGCGACCGGCACGGCCGCGGGTCCGCTCGCCGCACTCCTCGTGCGCGACGGACTCGCACACGAGGGCACTCCGATCACGGTGGAGCAGGGCACGGCCCTCGGCCGCCCCAGCCGCATCGGCCTGCTCGTCGACGGTGCCGTGGTGACGATCTCCGGAACGGGGATCATCGTGGGCGAGGGCGTGCTCCGCCTCTGA
- a CDS encoding L-rhamnose mutarotase, giving the protein MTERIAFQLQIAPGMIDEYVARHTPVWPEMLAEIAASGRRNYSIFLGEGGRLFGYYETDDDEAARAYLAASPVAAKWEASMAEFFVGLEGRADQAATPLVEVFNLHDQREASGA; this is encoded by the coding sequence ATGACCGAACGCATCGCGTTCCAGCTGCAGATCGCCCCGGGGATGATCGACGAGTACGTCGCCCGGCACACTCCGGTCTGGCCGGAGATGCTCGCGGAGATCGCCGCGTCCGGACGCCGCAACTACTCGATCTTCCTCGGTGAGGGCGGCCGGCTCTTCGGCTACTACGAGACCGACGACGACGAGGCCGCCCGCGCCTACCTCGCGGCATCACCGGTCGCCGCGAAGTGGGAGGCCTCGATGGCCGAGTTCTTCGTCGGACTCGAGGGCCGCGCCGACCAGGCCGCCACCCCGCTCGTCGAGGTGTTCAACCTGCATGATCAGCGGGAGGCATCCGGCGCGTAG
- a CDS encoding LacI family DNA-binding transcriptional regulator, whose protein sequence is MVVSIRDVAQKAGVSVGTVSNVLNRPETVSSDASERVLKAIEDLGYVRNDAARKLRAGVSTTVGFVVLNGQNPFFNDVVRGAEDEASRHNIAVLYGNTDEDSDRERMYLDLFEEQQVRGVLISPYGDILPRLERLRARGIRAVLVDRFGGNSRFSSVSVDSVAGGRMAVEHLIETGRRRIAFVGGPMDMRQVTDRLAGARVAADNALDPVELEVLATDAMTVEEGVAVGARVLSRPRREWPDAMFAANDLIALGLLQSLILDGRMLVPQEIALIGFDDIAFAAAAAVPITSIRQPSGMIGRTALRVLLEECDDPELIPRQTVFQPELVVRRSTATTRAN, encoded by the coding sequence ATGGTCGTCAGCATCAGAGACGTCGCCCAGAAGGCGGGCGTCTCGGTCGGCACGGTGTCGAACGTGCTCAACCGGCCCGAGACGGTGTCGAGCGATGCATCCGAGCGCGTGCTGAAGGCGATCGAGGACCTGGGCTACGTGCGCAACGACGCTGCCCGCAAGCTGCGCGCCGGTGTGAGCACGACCGTCGGCTTCGTCGTGCTCAACGGGCAGAACCCGTTCTTCAACGACGTCGTGCGGGGAGCGGAGGATGAGGCCTCGCGCCACAACATCGCTGTGCTCTACGGCAACACCGATGAGGACTCCGACCGCGAGCGCATGTACCTCGACCTCTTCGAGGAGCAGCAGGTCCGGGGCGTGCTGATCTCCCCCTACGGCGACATCCTCCCGCGCCTCGAACGACTGCGGGCCCGCGGCATCCGCGCGGTTCTCGTCGACCGCTTCGGCGGCAACAGCCGGTTCAGCTCGGTCTCGGTCGACTCGGTCGCCGGCGGCAGGATGGCGGTCGAGCACCTCATCGAGACGGGCCGACGCCGCATCGCGTTCGTCGGAGGGCCGATGGACATGCGGCAGGTGACCGACCGGCTCGCCGGGGCGCGGGTCGCCGCCGACAACGCGCTCGATCCCGTCGAGCTCGAGGTTCTCGCCACGGACGCGATGACCGTGGAAGAGGGCGTGGCGGTCGGCGCCCGCGTGCTGAGCCGACCGCGGCGCGAGTGGCCCGATGCCATGTTCGCCGCGAACGACCTGATCGCCCTGGGACTGCTGCAGTCGCTCATCCTCGACGGACGGATGCTGGTGCCGCAGGAGATCGCCCTCATCGGCTTCGACGACATCGCGTTCGCGGCGGCCGCCGCCGTGCCGATCACGTCGATCCGACAGCCGAGCGGGATGATCGGCCGCACGGCGCTGCGCGTGCTGCTCGAGGAGTGCGACGATCCGGAGCTCATCCCCCGGCAGACCGTGTTCCAGCCCGAGCTGGTCGTGCGCCGGTCGACCGCGACCACCCGTGCGAACTGA
- a CDS encoding sugar ABC transporter ATP-binding protein, producing MDAAPVVLELSKVVKSFGAVVALRSGSLRLTTGSIHALIGENGAGKSTLVKIVAGLYHRDGGSFQLDGEDVDFSSTAQSKAAGIAVIYQEPTLFPDLSVTENIFMGRQPVARLGRIDRKAMRREVERLFTRLGVSIDPDRPAEGLSIADQQVIEIAKAVSLDAKVLVMDEPTAALSGVEVERLFAIARSLRDEGRGLIFISHRFDEVFALCDTVTVMRDGTYISTTPIAETTPAELVRQMVGRDITELFPKQETTIGEPLLEVESLTSPGIFHDISFTVRSGEILGLAGLVGAGRSEVARAVFGIDDYREGTVTMKGRRIPRSRPTDAMRAGLALVPEDRRKQGLVIESGVGRNITTAIRRRLSRFGLITTGVENRAAREWASRLEVKAHALDTVTATLSGGNQQKVVLAKWLATQPDVLIIDEPTRGIDVGTKAEVHRLLSQLAAEGKGILMISSELPEVLGMADRVLVMREGRITAELARADATSENVMFAATHASPQHTTGTDAGENS from the coding sequence ATCGATGCCGCACCTGTGGTCCTCGAACTCTCGAAGGTCGTGAAGTCGTTCGGCGCAGTGGTGGCACTGCGCTCGGGGAGCCTGCGGCTGACGACCGGTTCGATACACGCCCTCATCGGCGAGAACGGCGCCGGGAAGTCGACGCTCGTCAAGATCGTCGCCGGCCTGTATCACCGCGACGGCGGTTCGTTCCAGCTCGACGGCGAGGACGTCGACTTCTCGTCGACCGCGCAGTCCAAGGCCGCGGGGATCGCCGTGATCTACCAGGAGCCCACGCTGTTCCCCGACCTGTCGGTGACCGAGAACATCTTCATGGGCAGGCAGCCGGTCGCGCGGCTCGGCCGCATCGATCGCAAGGCGATGCGCCGCGAGGTCGAGCGCCTGTTCACCCGACTCGGCGTGTCGATCGACCCCGATCGTCCGGCGGAGGGTCTCTCGATCGCCGACCAGCAGGTCATCGAGATCGCCAAGGCCGTGTCGCTCGACGCGAAGGTGCTCGTCATGGACGAGCCGACTGCGGCGCTGTCGGGCGTCGAGGTCGAGCGGCTGTTCGCGATCGCCCGGAGTCTGCGCGACGAGGGCCGGGGTCTGATCTTCATCTCGCACCGCTTCGACGAGGTCTTCGCACTGTGCGACACCGTCACCGTGATGCGCGACGGCACCTACATCTCGACGACGCCGATCGCGGAGACCACCCCCGCCGAGCTCGTGCGGCAGATGGTCGGCCGCGACATCACCGAGCTCTTCCCCAAGCAGGAGACGACGATCGGGGAGCCGCTGCTCGAGGTCGAGAGCCTCACCAGCCCCGGCATCTTCCACGACATCTCGTTCACGGTCCGCTCCGGCGAGATCCTGGGGCTGGCGGGCCTGGTCGGCGCCGGCCGGAGCGAAGTGGCACGCGCCGTCTTCGGCATCGACGACTACCGCGAGGGGACGGTGACGATGAAGGGCCGGCGGATTCCCCGGTCGCGTCCCACCGACGCCATGCGCGCCGGTCTCGCCCTGGTGCCGGAGGACCGTCGCAAGCAGGGGCTCGTGATCGAGTCGGGGGTCGGCCGCAACATCACGACCGCCATCCGGCGCCGCCTCTCCCGCTTCGGCCTCATCACGACGGGCGTGGAGAACCGCGCCGCCCGCGAGTGGGCCAGCCGCCTCGAGGTCAAGGCGCACGCTCTCGACACGGTCACCGCCACGCTGTCCGGCGGCAACCAGCAGAAGGTCGTGCTGGCGAAGTGGCTCGCCACGCAGCCCGACGTGCTCATCATCGACGAGCCCACCCGCGGCATCGACGTCGGCACGAAAGCCGAGGTCCATCGTCTGCTGTCGCAGCTGGCTGCGGAGGGCAAGGGCATCCTGATGATCTCGTCCGAGCTGCCCGAGGTGCTGGGCATGGCCGACCGCGTGCTCGTCATGCGCGAGGGGCGCATCACCGCCGAGCTCGCCCGCGCGGACGCCACATCCGAGAACGTCATGTTCGCCGCGACCCACGCCTCGCCGCAGCACACCACCGGCACCGACGCGGGAGAGAACTCGTGA
- a CDS encoding ABC transporter permease, producing MTITTSTTRIPVSGLTKRIGTLGKAREFGILIALALVVAAATAKNPAFLFSPDGWRDLLLTPSILVLVAVGQAFVIITRNVDLSVGSVMGLSAYLTGRMFIDFPGIPIPIVVLCAVLFGAALGLINGALVAFARVPAMVITLGTLYAYRGINVIWAGSTRVNASDMPRDFLAIGTGDILTIPILAIVALVVLAAAAWYMRNTRGGREYYAIGSDPAAAELYGLRVVRRVLTAFILSGALAGLAGVFYAARYGSVSSQAGAGWELDAVGAAVIGGIAITGGVGTVWGAAIGAMLLMTINRALPILGIPDFWQRAVVGVLIIGAIVLDRWLAVRQRQRLIEARDQS from the coding sequence GTGACCATCACCACCTCCACCACCCGCATCCCGGTGTCGGGCCTGACCAAGCGCATCGGCACGCTCGGCAAGGCCCGCGAGTTCGGCATCCTGATCGCCCTGGCCCTCGTCGTCGCCGCGGCCACCGCGAAGAACCCCGCGTTCCTCTTCAGCCCCGACGGCTGGCGCGACCTGCTGCTGACGCCGTCGATCCTCGTGCTCGTCGCGGTCGGACAGGCGTTCGTCATCATCACCCGGAACGTCGACCTGTCGGTCGGTTCGGTGATGGGGCTCTCGGCGTATCTCACCGGCCGCATGTTCATCGACTTCCCGGGCATCCCGATCCCGATCGTCGTGCTGTGCGCGGTCCTGTTCGGCGCCGCGCTCGGGCTCATCAACGGCGCCCTCGTCGCCTTCGCCCGGGTGCCCGCGATGGTGATCACGCTCGGAACGCTGTACGCCTACCGCGGCATCAACGTGATCTGGGCGGGCTCCACCCGGGTCAACGCCTCGGACATGCCCCGGGACTTCCTGGCGATCGGCACCGGCGACATCCTCACCATCCCGATCCTCGCGATCGTCGCCCTCGTCGTGCTCGCGGCAGCGGCCTGGTACATGCGGAACACCCGCGGCGGACGCGAGTACTATGCGATCGGCTCCGACCCGGCAGCCGCCGAGCTCTACGGCCTCCGAGTCGTGCGGCGCGTGCTCACCGCGTTCATCCTGTCGGGTGCACTCGCGGGTCTCGCGGGCGTCTTCTACGCCGCGCGCTACGGCTCGGTGAGCTCGCAGGCCGGCGCCGGCTGGGAGCTGGATGCCGTCGGCGCGGCCGTCATCGGCGGCATCGCCATCACCGGCGGCGTCGGAACCGTCTGGGGAGCGGCCATCGGCGCGATGCTCCTGATGACCATCAACCGGGCGCTCCCGATCCTCGGCATCCCGGACTTCTGGCAGCGGGCCGTGGTCGGCGTGCTCATCATCGGCGCGATCGTGCTGGACCGCTGGCTGGCCGTGCGGCAGAGGCAGCGACTCATCGAAGCGAGGGACCAGTCATGA
- a CDS encoding ABC transporter permease, with amino-acid sequence MNSVTTTSTNRVTRDFEKPLWRRVIVSREMAVVGLLIVVVLYSMVAVRGFGQPITVNYLLLDVAPILLIALPMTLIMITGEIDLSVGSMVGLASVVTGAGVQAGLPFEVAALLALLVGAVGGAFNGFLVTVVGLPSLAVTIGTLALFRGLAVGLLGTTAVTDFPALWTALAKAKIAGTTIPYIMVPFLILLVVFIIVLQFTPFGRGIYAIGLSKDAARFSGVHVDRTKFILFVLAGVVSAFAGIYYTLRFGSARGDNATGLELQVIAAVVLGGVSVFGGRGQLYGVVAAVLLIGVLSSALRLANVTSDVINVITGVLLVLSVVSASILTWFQRSRRRPSRPPRVAASTA; translated from the coding sequence ATGAACTCCGTGACCACCACGAGCACCAACCGCGTCACGCGCGACTTCGAGAAGCCGCTCTGGCGGCGGGTCATCGTGAGCCGCGAGATGGCCGTCGTCGGTCTGCTGATCGTCGTCGTCCTGTACTCGATGGTCGCGGTCCGCGGCTTCGGGCAGCCGATCACCGTGAACTACCTCCTGCTGGACGTCGCGCCGATCCTGCTCATCGCCCTGCCGATGACGCTCATCATGATCACCGGCGAGATCGACCTCTCGGTCGGCAGCATGGTCGGGCTCGCGAGCGTCGTCACCGGCGCCGGCGTGCAGGCCGGGCTGCCGTTCGAGGTGGCCGCGCTCCTCGCGCTGCTCGTCGGGGCTGTCGGAGGCGCATTCAACGGCTTCCTCGTGACGGTGGTCGGACTGCCCTCGCTCGCCGTCACGATCGGCACGCTCGCGCTGTTCCGCGGACTCGCGGTCGGACTGCTGGGCACGACAGCGGTCACCGACTTCCCGGCGCTGTGGACGGCCCTCGCGAAGGCGAAGATCGCGGGCACGACGATCCCGTACATCATGGTGCCGTTCCTGATCCTGCTGGTGGTCTTCATCATCGTGCTGCAGTTCACGCCGTTCGGTCGGGGGATCTACGCGATCGGCCTGTCGAAGGATGCCGCCCGCTTCTCGGGCGTGCACGTCGACCGCACGAAGTTCATCCTCTTCGTCCTCGCCGGCGTGGTCTCGGCGTTCGCCGGGATCTACTACACGCTGCGCTTCGGCAGCGCGCGCGGCGACAACGCCACAGGGCTGGAGCTGCAGGTCATCGCCGCGGTCGTCCTCGGCGGAGTCTCGGTCTTCGGCGGGCGCGGGCAGCTCTACGGCGTCGTCGCGGCCGTCCTCCTCATCGGCGTGCTGTCGAGCGCCCTGCGCCTCGCGAACGTCACCTCCGATGTGATCAACGTCATCACGGGAGTGCTGCTGGTGCTGTCGGTCGTCAGTGCCAGCATCCTCACCTGGTTCCAGAGATCTCGACGTCGTCCCAGCCGACCCCCACGCGTCGCAGCGAGCACAGCCTGA
- the rhaS gene encoding rhamnose ABC transporter substrate-binding protein → MKFARKRVAAVAAIAVATALALSGCADTGTSGGGDSSGDSGGSDNLAITFLPKSLGNPYFDTSSKGGAAAVEELGGTFSEVGPAESGPDAQVSYINTATQQGVGALVVSANDPKAICDALDEARAANVKVVTFDSDTNPECRDLFINQATADGIAKIQVDLIAEQIGDAGEIAIVSATANATNQNAWIDKMKELLAADHPDITLVDVVYGDDDEQISFDKTAALLQSHPNLKGIISPTTIGISAAARYLSTSDYKGKVALTGLGTPNQMREYVEDGTVTAFALWNPEDLGYLSAFAAAALIKGDITGKEGDTFEAGELGSFTVGPDATVLLGDPYVFDKENIGEFDF, encoded by the coding sequence ATGAAGTTTGCACGCAAGCGTGTGGCCGCGGTGGCCGCCATCGCGGTCGCCACCGCCCTCGCCCTCTCCGGCTGCGCCGACACCGGCACCTCCGGCGGAGGCGACTCGTCCGGAGACTCGGGCGGCAGCGACAACCTCGCGATCACGTTCCTGCCCAAGAGCCTCGGCAACCCCTACTTCGACACGTCGAGCAAGGGCGGGGCTGCCGCGGTGGAGGAGCTCGGCGGCACGTTCTCCGAGGTCGGCCCTGCCGAGTCCGGGCCCGACGCCCAGGTGAGCTACATCAACACCGCCACGCAGCAGGGCGTCGGCGCGCTGGTCGTGTCGGCAAACGATCCGAAGGCGATCTGCGACGCGCTCGACGAGGCGCGCGCGGCGAACGTCAAGGTCGTCACGTTCGACTCGGACACGAACCCCGAGTGCCGCGACCTGTTCATCAACCAGGCGACGGCCGATGGCATCGCGAAGATCCAGGTCGACCTCATCGCCGAGCAGATCGGGGATGCCGGTGAGATCGCGATCGTCTCGGCGACCGCGAACGCGACCAACCAGAACGCCTGGATCGACAAGATGAAGGAGCTGCTCGCCGCGGATCACCCCGACATCACGCTGGTCGACGTCGTCTACGGCGATGACGACGAGCAGATCTCTTTCGACAAGACGGCCGCGCTGCTGCAGTCGCACCCGAACCTGAAGGGCATCATCTCGCCCACGACGATCGGCATCTCGGCTGCGGCGCGCTACCTCTCCACCTCGGACTACAAGGGGAAGGTCGCGCTGACGGGCCTCGGCACCCCGAACCAGATGCGCGAGTACGTCGAGGACGGCACCGTCACCGCGTTCGCGCTGTGGAACCCGGAGGACCTCGGCTACCTGTCGGCCTTCGCCGCCGCCGCGCTCATCAAGGGCGACATCACGGGCAAGGAAGGCGACACATTCGAGGCGGGCGAGCTCGGCTCGTTCACGGTCGGCCCTGACGCCACCGTGCTGCTGGGCGACCCGTACGTCTTCGACAAGGAGAACATCGGCGAGTTCGACTTCTGA
- a CDS encoding creatininase family protein has translation MTSRPAAVERLSPQEIDERLAAASVAYLPLGSLEFHGPHLPIGLDALTAYGLCLRAAEASGGVVLPAVYQAVGGEHSRYPWTIMSDSPAAIETLLTETLSRLSEFGIRRAVLLSGHFADEQRDLITRVAEQWNATGEPLHVVARTLGQAPQPPVAPDHAGRFESLLLHALAPELVHVDALPDPDAFPAPADEDPFGQDRHRTDHPLHGVFGPDPRRLDVEAAAGLRDHLVTWIAGLATA, from the coding sequence ATGACCAGTCGCCCCGCCGCCGTCGAGCGGCTCAGCCCGCAGGAGATCGACGAGCGCCTGGCCGCGGCATCCGTCGCGTATCTACCGCTCGGCTCGCTGGAGTTCCACGGCCCGCATCTGCCGATCGGCCTCGACGCCCTCACCGCCTACGGACTGTGCCTGCGCGCGGCCGAGGCGAGCGGAGGGGTCGTGCTGCCAGCCGTCTACCAGGCAGTGGGCGGCGAGCACTCCCGGTACCCGTGGACGATCATGAGCGACTCCCCCGCGGCGATCGAGACGCTGCTGACCGAGACGCTGTCGCGCCTATCCGAGTTCGGCATCCGTCGTGCGGTGCTCCTGAGCGGACACTTCGCCGACGAGCAGCGCGACCTCATCACCCGCGTCGCCGAGCAGTGGAACGCGACGGGCGAGCCGTTGCACGTCGTGGCCCGCACGCTCGGCCAGGCACCGCAACCCCCGGTCGCGCCCGACCACGCGGGCCGGTTCGAATCGCTGCTGCTGCACGCTCTCGCGCCGGAGCTCGTGCACGTCGATGCCCTGCCGGACCCGGATGCCTTCCCCGCGCCCGCGGACGAGGACCCGTTCGGGCAGGACCGGCACCGCACCGACCATCCCCTGCACGGGGTCTTCGGCCCCGACCCGCGCCGACTCGACGTCGAGGCCGCCGCCGGCCTGCGTGATCACCTCGTCACCTGGATCGCGGGCCTCGCCACGGCGTGA
- a CDS encoding aldo/keto reductase has product MAVHRRPFGRTGWDISEVSFGAWQLGGQWGPVDDDASVRALLDAYERGIDFVDTAEMYGSGHSEEVVGRSLREWNGERIYVATKIQPTAWPHPSVDDPDIAIAYPREYIRAQAEQSLRRLGVERLDLLQLHCWMPGGMHDRGWLDALQELQAEGKVDRIGVSLRDYRADEGVVLAEAGLVDSIQVIHNIFEQKPEQALLGAAAASGTAIIARVVLDSGSLSGAWTAASYDEWADGSVLKTMFRGERFTETLARIAEMKKVTEEYYDGLDEAAVRFVLDRPEVSTAIVGMTSQRRIARNLSFADGQGLVAGLRDRLARFEWERNFYI; this is encoded by the coding sequence ATGGCCGTACACCGCCGACCCTTCGGACGCACAGGCTGGGACATCAGCGAGGTCTCCTTCGGAGCATGGCAGCTCGGTGGGCAGTGGGGGCCCGTCGACGACGACGCCTCGGTCCGTGCGCTCCTCGACGCCTACGAGCGGGGCATCGACTTCGTCGACACCGCGGAGATGTACGGCTCGGGGCACAGCGAAGAGGTCGTCGGCCGATCGCTGCGGGAGTGGAACGGCGAACGCATCTACGTCGCCACGAAGATCCAGCCCACCGCGTGGCCGCACCCGTCGGTCGACGACCCCGACATCGCGATCGCCTATCCCCGCGAGTACATCCGCGCCCAGGCCGAGCAGTCGCTGCGTCGCCTCGGTGTGGAGCGCCTCGACCTGCTGCAGCTGCACTGCTGGATGCCGGGCGGCATGCACGACCGCGGCTGGCTCGACGCCCTGCAGGAGCTGCAGGCCGAGGGCAAGGTCGACCGGATCGGGGTCTCGCTGCGGGACTACCGTGCCGACGAGGGTGTCGTTCTCGCAGAGGCGGGTCTCGTGGATTCGATCCAGGTGATCCACAACATCTTCGAGCAGAAGCCCGAGCAGGCGCTCTTGGGGGCAGCAGCGGCATCGGGCACGGCGATCATCGCTCGCGTCGTGCTGGACTCCGGATCGCTGAGCGGCGCCTGGACCGCTGCCTCGTACGACGAGTGGGCCGACGGCTCCGTGCTCAAGACGATGTTCCGCGGCGAGCGCTTCACCGAGACGCTGGCGCGCATCGCCGAGATGAAGAAGGTCACCGAGGAGTACTACGACGGCCTCGACGAGGCGGCCGTGCGGTTCGTCCTCGACCGCCCGGAGGTGTCGACCGCGATCGTCGGAATGACGTCGCAGCGGCGCATCGCGCGCAACCTGTCGTTCGCCGACGGGCAGGGTCTCGTCGCAGGGCTCCGCGACCGCCTGGCACGCTTCGAGTGGGAGAGGAACTTCTACATATGA